From Mycolicibacterium nivoides, a single genomic window includes:
- a CDS encoding cytochrome P450 yields the protein MKQPVLQDFTYDPFDPDVMANPLPYYRILRDEYPVYYIDKWDTYALSRFDDIWNMLGVNDGTFVASEGTLPAANVLAHRNVGPVPDPPLHPMPFHANFDSPLYENVRRCTSAQFRPRSAAKLAERIRTLANERLDELLPRGTFDLTQDYGGIVAAAMVCEFVGLPADLAPEVLATVNAGSLAQPGEGVEVGNARPGYLSYLTPIIERRRAAGHDGSVPIADALIDFRLPDGSAFGDMEAAVQMLGVFIGGTETVPKITATGLWQLLRHPDQLAAVRSDLDGNVPVAREEIIRHSAPAQWFARTVRRPYAVHGTTINPGQRVITLLASAARDEREYDDPDEFVWNRPIERLLSFGHGQHFCLGVHVARLEITIMIQEFLKRVPDYRIDEAAASRPPSSFQWGWNNIPVEV from the coding sequence ATGAAACAGCCTGTGCTGCAGGATTTCACCTACGATCCGTTCGATCCGGACGTGATGGCCAACCCGTTGCCGTACTACCGGATCCTGCGCGACGAGTACCCGGTGTACTATATCGACAAATGGGACACGTACGCGCTGTCCCGGTTCGATGACATCTGGAACATGCTCGGAGTCAACGACGGAACCTTCGTCGCCTCCGAGGGGACCCTGCCGGCCGCGAACGTGCTGGCGCATCGCAACGTCGGCCCGGTGCCCGATCCGCCACTTCATCCCATGCCCTTCCATGCCAATTTCGATTCTCCGCTCTACGAGAACGTACGGCGGTGTACGTCGGCGCAGTTCCGGCCGCGATCGGCGGCCAAGTTGGCCGAGAGGATCCGGACGTTGGCCAACGAGCGTCTGGACGAGTTGTTGCCGCGCGGCACGTTCGACCTGACGCAGGACTACGGCGGCATCGTCGCCGCCGCGATGGTCTGCGAATTCGTCGGATTACCAGCCGATCTGGCGCCGGAGGTGTTGGCGACGGTCAACGCGGGCAGCCTCGCGCAACCCGGGGAGGGGGTCGAGGTCGGCAACGCCCGCCCCGGCTACCTGTCCTACCTCACCCCGATCATCGAGCGGCGGCGCGCGGCGGGCCATGACGGCAGCGTGCCCATCGCCGATGCCCTGATCGACTTCCGGCTGCCCGACGGGTCGGCCTTCGGGGACATGGAAGCCGCGGTGCAGATGCTCGGTGTGTTCATCGGCGGTACCGAGACGGTCCCGAAGATCACCGCGACCGGGCTGTGGCAGCTGCTTCGGCACCCCGACCAGTTGGCCGCAGTGCGTTCCGATCTCGACGGCAATGTGCCGGTCGCCCGAGAGGAGATCATCCGGCACAGCGCCCCGGCGCAGTGGTTCGCCCGAACGGTACGGCGGCCCTACGCGGTTCACGGCACCACCATCAATCCCGGCCAACGTGTCATCACGCTGCTGGCCTCGGCGGCCCGCGACGAACGGGAATACGACGATCCGGACGAATTCGTGTGGAACCGGCCCATCGAACGGCTGTTGTCGTTCGGCCACGGGCAGCATTTCTGTCTCGGCGTACATGTGGCCCGGCTGGAGATCACGATCATGATCCAGGAGTTCCTCAAACGCGTGCCCGACTATCGCATCGACGAGGCCGCGGCATCCCGGCCGCCGTCGAGTTTCCAGTGGGGCTGGAACAACATCCCCGTGGAGGTGTGA
- a CDS encoding HpcH/HpaI aldolase family protein, whose product MSPSRLQDALAANAQVWGGWVVGPTILGPEEFAAAGYHYVGFDVQHGYLDDADVALLLRRLEHVPIATAVRLPSADPAPIGRVLDAGADAVIIAMVESTEQAAAAVAATRYAPAGVRSFGPLRASLGHDTAELEARASVFAMIETARGLAAAEEICAVPGLTGIYVGPADLAISMGYQLSDAWTHPEVRAAMVAVQTAAHAAGLVSGIHAGAGKLGKAVADLGFQMITLASESQALRRGAAEHLDEATGSAGGPLAPGQAATGTERGGYN is encoded by the coding sequence GTGAGCCCGAGCAGACTGCAGGACGCGTTGGCCGCCAACGCCCAGGTGTGGGGCGGCTGGGTGGTCGGGCCGACGATCCTCGGCCCCGAGGAGTTCGCGGCGGCGGGTTACCACTACGTCGGATTCGACGTCCAGCATGGCTATCTCGATGATGCGGACGTGGCGCTGCTGTTGCGCCGGCTCGAGCATGTGCCGATCGCCACCGCGGTGCGGCTGCCCTCGGCCGACCCCGCGCCGATCGGCCGGGTGCTCGACGCGGGCGCCGACGCGGTGATCATCGCCATGGTGGAATCCACCGAACAGGCGGCCGCTGCGGTCGCGGCCACCCGTTACGCCCCGGCCGGGGTGCGCAGCTTCGGGCCATTGCGGGCGAGCCTCGGACACGACACCGCCGAGCTGGAGGCCCGGGCAAGTGTGTTCGCGATGATCGAGACCGCGCGGGGTCTGGCCGCTGCCGAGGAGATCTGTGCGGTGCCCGGCCTCACCGGGATCTACGTCGGTCCGGCGGACCTGGCCATCTCGATGGGATACCAACTCTCCGATGCCTGGACGCACCCCGAGGTGCGGGCGGCGATGGTCGCGGTCCAGACTGCCGCCCACGCGGCCGGACTGGTCTCCGGAATCCACGCCGGAGCAGGGAAGCTCGGAAAGGCCGTGGCCGACTTGGGTTTCCAGATGATCACCCTGGCCTCGGAATCCCAGGCGCTACGCCGTGGTGCCGCCGAGCACCTCGATGAGGCAACAGGAAGCGCCGGCGGACCGCTCGCACCCGGGCAGGCCGCGACCGGCACCGAACGAGGAGGCTACAACTGA
- a CDS encoding zinc-binding dehydrogenase: MWSYRLVAPYTFERKDISEPSPESLTDGQVLLDFLAAGICGSDLPGFRGTQGKLPGDTGCCAAEMNGFPIHEIVGEVLASRHPDHRPGERVVGWASGFDGLMGRVIADGAGLVSHDPALTPELAVGLQPLACVLYAVEQLPDLRGRHVAVIGQGSIGLLFSYVAKAFGAARVTGVDPLDRSSVSAHFGVDDAVRATSDRWVRHLGPVGKPDVVIEAVGHQVATLNHALEASAFGGTVFYFGVPDDDSYPISMRTMLRNNLTLKSGVTLDRQRVLRRADEFAREHPDLLPRYVTHTFGSDDVQAAFELACRPVPERVKIAITR, from the coding sequence GTGTGGTCGTATCGGCTCGTCGCTCCCTATACGTTTGAGCGGAAAGATATTTCAGAACCATCGCCGGAATCGTTGACCGACGGCCAGGTGCTGCTCGACTTCCTCGCCGCCGGGATCTGCGGCAGTGACCTGCCCGGATTCCGTGGCACCCAAGGCAAGTTGCCGGGGGACACCGGATGCTGTGCGGCGGAGATGAACGGCTTCCCGATCCACGAGATCGTCGGCGAGGTATTGGCCAGCCGCCATCCCGATCACCGGCCGGGGGAGCGCGTGGTGGGTTGGGCGTCGGGCTTCGATGGTCTGATGGGCCGCGTGATCGCCGACGGAGCCGGGCTGGTCTCCCACGACCCGGCGCTGACCCCGGAACTGGCCGTCGGCCTGCAGCCGCTGGCATGCGTCTTGTACGCCGTCGAGCAACTGCCGGATCTGCGAGGCCGCCACGTCGCCGTCATCGGACAGGGCTCGATCGGCTTGCTGTTCTCCTATGTTGCAAAGGCTTTCGGTGCCGCGCGGGTCACCGGGGTGGACCCGCTGGACCGTTCTTCGGTAAGCGCGCACTTCGGGGTCGACGACGCGGTCCGGGCCACGAGCGACCGCTGGGTCCGGCACCTGGGACCGGTCGGCAAACCCGATGTCGTCATCGAAGCCGTCGGGCACCAGGTCGCCACGCTCAACCATGCATTGGAAGCCTCCGCGTTCGGGGGCACGGTGTTCTACTTCGGGGTGCCTGACGACGACAGCTATCCGATCAGCATGCGCACCATGTTGCGGAACAATCTGACCCTCAAATCCGGTGTCACACTGGACCGTCAGCGTGTGCTGCGCCGGGCCGACGAATTCGCCCGGGAGCATCCCGACCTGCTACCCAGGTACGTGACCCACACGTTCGGCTCGGACGATGTGCAGGCGGCGTTCGAACTGGCCTGCCGTCCCGTGCCCGAGCGCGTCAAGATCGCGATCACCCGGTGA